Proteins co-encoded in one Arachis hypogaea cultivar Tifrunner chromosome 13, arahy.Tifrunner.gnm2.J5K5, whole genome shotgun sequence genomic window:
- the LOC112737352 gene encoding uncharacterized protein — MAFHVACPITCRRICFCALGFPRALHGTEASNGFLNDVAALGEFLSDNRKDTATVKVAVPKVVPPPPPPNPTPDGGVPAAEEESASMKAKRVALQRKGAAAMIAAEEYARRLESGDVADAPGNPVGEEPGQANAKVFCRMCNRVENEGSERAKKMLSCKSCNKKYHRNCLRSWAQNRDLFHWSSWTCRACRICEACRRTGDPSKFMFCKRCDGAYHCYCLQPPHKNVSTGPYLCPKHTRCHSCGSNVPGNGLSVRWFLGYTCCDACGRLFVKGNYCPVCLKVYRDSESTPMVCCDICQRWVHCHCDNISDEKYHQFQVDRNLQYKCPTCRGECYQIKGLEDAVQELWKRRNIADRDLIASLRAAAGLPTQEEIFSISPFSDDEDSEPLKLKSESGRSFKFSLKNLSNNSPKKFKDYIKKSSNKNSKKKDSQSVMTNKPDMHYSFEGQSDVKSLHSLDDDKNDDIQSQRNEGPEVYSSPAAGSLSQTEVSCPINKTGILKHKFVDEVMVSDEERKPRVFRIKNNKAHILNSEDEIGKDGDKAESVKGKKLVINLGARKINVANSPRSDTSSCQRDQDLVTVNGSEDISQVRKGFASDRHDGAARRVDGSNVDSGQSKHLKVSGREENFIKLGKLKPEVQKFTLPSGRGEVPLDQTRILQGKRGTDANVEATPRGERTYHRRPKEGISDAYDGTDNNHNQTPSHSLAKDSKPLLRFKFKKPSVESKNSIIQEEEKTTIKGQRSKRKRPSPFKEKASFNEAGDVNQSQTGNLMDEIMDANWILMKLGNDAIGKRVEVHHTSDNSWHKGEVTDIVEGSSKLYVTLDDGKIKTVELRKQGVRFVSQKQKRSKT, encoded by the exons ATGGCATTTCACGTAGCTTGCCCAATTACATG TCGTAGAATCTGCTTCTGCGCCTTAGGGTTTCCGCGAGCTCTTCATGGAACTGAAGCTTCCAATGGCTTCCTCAACGACGTTGCCGCGCTCGGCGAATTCCTCTCCGACAATCGAAAGGACACGGCCACCGTCAAGGTTGCAGTTCCCAAGGTCGTACCGCCTCCTCCGCCGCCGAATCCTACGCCGGATGGAGGAGTACCTGCCGCGGAAGAGGAGTCCGCATCGATGAAGGCAAAGCGCGTGGCACTGCAGCGGAAGGGCGCCGCCGCCATGATCGCCGCCGAGGAATACGCTCGCCGGTTGGAGTCCGGTGATGTTGCG GATGCACCTGGAAATCCTGTTGGAGAAGAACCGGGCCAAGCTAATGCCAAAGTCTTTTGTCGAATGTGTAATCGTGTTGAAAACGAAGGAAGCGAGAGAGCAAAGAAGATGCTATCGTGTAAGAGTTGTAACAAGAAGTATCATAGGAACTGCTTGAGAAGTTGGGCACAAAATAGAG ATTTGTTTCATTGGAGCTCATGGACCTGCAGGGCTTGCCGAATTTGTGAG GCTTGCAGAAGGACAGGTGATCCAAGTAAGTTCATGTTTTGCAAAAGGTGTGATGGTGCTTACCATTGTTATTGTCTGCAACCTCCTCATAAG AATGTTAGTACTGGGCCATATTTGTGCCCAAAACATACAAGGTGTCACAGTTGTGGATCCAATGTTCCCGGAAATGGACTGAGTGTGAG GTGGTTTCTAGGGTACACCTGCTGTGATGCATGCGGAAGATTGTTTGTGAAAGGCAACTACTGTCCAGTCTGTTTGAAG GTTTACAGAGATTCAGAATCAACACCAATGGTTTGCTGTGATATTTGCCAGCGTTGGGTGCATTGTCACTGTGATAATATTAG TGATGAGAAATATCACCAATTTCAAGTGGATCGGAATTTGCAGTATAAATGTCCTACTTGTCGTGGGGAATGTTATCAG ATCAAGGGACTTGAGGATGCAGTTCAAGAGCTTTGGAAGAGAAGAAATATTGCTGATAGAGATTTAATTGCCAGCTTGAGGGCTGCAGCTGGTTTGCCAACTCAGGAAGAAATATTTTCTATTTCACCATTTTCAGATGATGAGGATAGCGAGCCTTTGAAATTAAAGAGTGAATCTGGCCGTTCCTTTAAATTCTCTTTAAAGAATTTATCGAATAACTCACCCAAGAAGTTTAAGGATTATATaaagaaatcttcaaacaaaaaTTCTAAGAAAAAGGACTCTCAGTCGGTTATGACTAATAAACCAGACATGCACTATAGTTTTGAAGGACAAAGCGATGTAAAATCTTTACATAGCTTGGATGATGATAAGAATGATGATATACAATCCCAAAGAAATGAAGGTCCTGAAGTTTATTCATCCCCTGCTGCTGGAAGCCTGAGCCAAACTGAAGTATCTTGTCCTATCAACAAGACAGGGATTTTGAAACATAAGTTTGTTGATGAGGTGATGGTTAGTGATGAAGAGAGGAAGCCCAGAGTTTTCCGAATCAAAAATAATAAGGCACATATACTGAATAGTGAAGATGAGATTGGAAAAGATGGTGATAAGGCTGAGAGTGTCAAAGGTAAGAAGTTGGTCATTAATTTGGGTGCACGGAAAATTAATGTGGCTAATTCTCCCCGCTCTGATACTTCAAGCTGCCAAAGGGATCAAGATCTGGTTACTGTTAATG GAAGTGAAGATATAAGCCAAGTAAGGAAAGGATTTGCATCAGATAGACATGATGGAGCCGCTAGACGTGTTGATG GAAGCAATGTTGACTCTGGCCAATCAAAACATTTAAAGGTTTCAGGTAGAGAAGAAAATTTCATTAAACTGGGGAAATTGAAGCCAGAAGTTCAGAAATTCACTCTACCATCTGGTAGAGGTGAGGTTCCTTTAGATCAAACTCGCATCTTGCAGGGAAAACGTGGTACTGATGCAAACGTGGAAGCAACACCAAGAGGTGAAAGAACATATCATCGGAGGCCGAAAGAAGGCATTTCTGATGCATATGATGGGACAGATAACAATCATAATCAAACACCTTCACATTCTTTGGCAAAAGATTCTAAACCACTACTCAGATTTAAATTCAAGAAACCTAGTGTAGAAAGTAAAAATTCTATTATTCAAGAGGAAGAAAAGACTACAATCAAGGGCCAGAGGTCAAAAAGGAAGAGACCTTCACCTTTCAAGGAGAAAGCATCATTTAATGAGGCTGGAGATGTAAATCAATCACAGACGGGAAATCTAATGGATGAAATCATGGATGCTAACTGGATATTGATGAAGTTGGGCAATGATGCAATTGGTAAAAGAGTTGAAGTTCATCACACATCGGACAATTCTTG GCATAAGGGAGAGGTTACTGATATAGTTGAAGGCTCATCGAAATTGTACGTTACCTTAGATGATGGGAAGATCAAGACCGTGGAACTCAGGAAGCAGGGAGTTCGCTTTGTTTCTCAAAAGCAGAAAAGGTCAAAGACATGA